ATTGCGGATTTGCCGCTCCAAATCGGTGTCACCGTGGTCGCCCCGATGCCAGATGGGGCCGCCGTTGACCCAATAGGCGCGCAGGGCCACCATATCGCCAATGGCTCCATCATGGATTCGCTTGATGGTTTCGATGTAACTGGCCTGGTGACGCCGTTGTGTCCCGGCGGCCACTTTGAGATTTTTCTGTTTGGCCATATCGGCGGTTTCATACATCAACCGGCAGGCCGTGCCATCGACGGCCACCGGTTTTTCCATGAATACGTTTTTGCCCGCTTCAATGCAGGCGCGGAACTGGACAGCGCGAAAACCGGGGGGAGTGGCCAGGATGGCGTAATTGACGCCGGGCTCGTCCAGGGCCTTGCGAAAGGCGTCGAACCCGCTGAAGCATTTGTCTTCCGGCACGCCGAAGTTTTCGTTGCCGCGCCTGGCTTGTTCGGGGAAGAGGTCGCCCACGGCCACAATCTTGCCGTCGATACCCGTCATTTTGACGGCTTCCATGAAGTTCTGGCCCGCCCCGCCGCCACGGCCACCGATGCCGATAATTACGGCCCGGATGGGCTGCTTGCTCTGGGCGCTCAGGACGGATGGGAAGTTAGCCACCGCAGCCGCCGAAGCCGCCGCGAGTGACGAGGTTTTGATGAAGTGCCGGCGAGAGACCGGCGTGCTGGTTGCGTTGTTTTGCATAATGACTCTCCGTTTGTTGTCTGGTTTGAATGATGGCCGGGAATTAGTCCTTTTCAGTGCCGCTGGTCCAATACTTCTGCATCTCCTCGGCCGTGGGCACTTGAAGAGGCCGGATGATGCGAAAGCCCACCCACTGGGCGTCGGAGAAGTACCAGATGCTCTTGGGGAGCTGGGGGTCGGTCATTTTCCAGGACCGATCGGAACCCCGGCGGGCCGCGCTGCGGCACATGACGGCCGGGTCATCCCACGAACCGCCTCGAACCGAGTGCGGATAAGGCTTGGTGGCCTTGTTCCAGGGCTCGACACAGAGGCTGGATTTGGCGCACTGAGCGTAGTAACCGGGGTCATATTGGTCGAGCACCCATTCAACCACATTCCCGTAAGTATCATAAAGCCCCCAGGGATTGGGCTTTTTCTTGCCGACCTTTTGGTATTTGAAATCGCTATTGTCCTCGAACCAGGCGTAATCGCTCAGTTTGGTGGGGTCGTTGCCAAAGAAATAGGCCGTGGTCGTTCCTGCGCGACAGGCATATTCCCATTCGGCCTCCGTGGGCAGGCGATAGAACTGGCCGGTCTTGGCGCTAAGCCATTGGCAATATTTATTCGCGGCGTGTTGGGTCATGCTAATGGCCGGGAAGCCGTCTTTGCCCATCCCGAAGCTCAT
This genomic stretch from Verrucomicrobiia bacterium harbors:
- a CDS encoding Gfo/Idh/MocA family oxidoreductase → MQNNATSTPVSRRHFIKTSSLAAASAAAVANFPSVLSAQSKQPIRAVIIGIGGRGGGAGQNFMEAVKMTGIDGKIVAVGDLFPEQARRGNENFGVPEDKCFSGFDAFRKALDEPGVNYAILATPPGFRAVQFRACIEAGKNVFMEKPVAVDGTACRLMYETADMAKQKNLKVAAGTQRRHQASYIETIKRIHDGAIGDMVALRAYWVNGGPIWHRGDHGDTDLERQIRNWYHYIWLCGDHICEQHVHNLDVCNWIMKGHPVRCWGQGSRQQLDGKSGEIWDNFDIEYEYPNGVHLFSYCGQIKRDWSSVSEAVHGTKGSADPHHMIKPTGEQAWRFREKEIDPYVQEHIDLIHAILNDTELNEAKQVTDSTLTAIMGREAAYSGAGVSSDDILNCKFAYAPEQLYQDCAKMQFGPFRTLQPPMPSMHNILVDPPMLPLKA